A window from Kovacikia minuta CCNUW1 encodes these proteins:
- a CDS encoding thioredoxin domain-containing protein, with amino-acid sequence MKLKSFYPLLTLALVNLSLSNVGQAQTTSPKLSELSQEVATLRKQGPAGLQIFLASHARELASGVPAAEIRTALDALCQQRDCYASQLYWYTDWDQAKAAAQASGKPILSLRLLGRLDQDLSCANSRFFRVALYPNAKISRVLRDRFILHWQSVRPVPKVTIDFGDGRKLERTITGNSIHYVLDQNGRPIDAIPGLYGPQAFLRQLQQAEEAVKDYSREKTESNRESFLRQYHRDRLAAIQNQWATDLSKVGITALPKLTALPQNPNQPATAAEAGKVAYAKMIAERPIVRSLQSAATQNREALSQITDQAAWEKLAQLHAADARLDQNSLSLMRSKKFFSRQDTHKKAEVDLLSVARQFEAAMAIDAVRNEYVLHSQIHQWFTRDFAFSNVEPLNERVYAQLFLTPSTDPWLGLSPTDTYSAIENDGIRQ; translated from the coding sequence ATGAAGTTAAAGTCTTTTTACCCCCTACTTACCCTGGCACTGGTCAACCTTAGTTTAAGCAACGTTGGGCAGGCTCAAACGACTTCACCGAAATTGTCGGAATTGTCCCAGGAGGTTGCCACCCTCCGAAAACAGGGTCCGGCAGGGTTACAAATATTTCTCGCATCCCATGCCCGCGAACTGGCCAGTGGGGTGCCTGCGGCAGAAATTCGGACGGCTCTGGATGCACTTTGCCAACAGCGGGACTGTTATGCTTCCCAGCTTTACTGGTATACCGATTGGGATCAGGCGAAAGCAGCTGCCCAAGCCAGTGGCAAACCGATTCTTTCCCTGCGACTACTGGGTCGGTTGGATCAGGATTTGAGTTGTGCCAACAGTCGTTTCTTTCGGGTGGCGTTGTACCCAAATGCAAAAATCTCCAGGGTTTTACGAGATCGCTTTATTTTGCACTGGCAATCGGTACGTCCGGTGCCAAAAGTAACCATTGATTTTGGCGATGGACGGAAGTTGGAGCGCACGATTACGGGCAACAGCATTCATTATGTTCTAGATCAGAATGGGCGTCCGATCGATGCAATTCCTGGGTTGTACGGTCCGCAGGCATTTCTACGCCAGTTGCAGCAGGCAGAAGAGGCAGTTAAGGATTACAGCAGGGAGAAGACTGAATCGAACCGGGAATCCTTTTTACGCCAGTACCATCGCGATCGCCTTGCTGCGATTCAAAACCAGTGGGCAACAGACCTTTCTAAAGTAGGGATTACGGCACTTCCAAAACTTACCGCACTGCCTCAGAATCCGAATCAGCCTGCAACAGCCGCAGAGGCAGGCAAAGTTGCCTATGCCAAGATGATCGCCGAACGTCCTATTGTCCGCTCCCTCCAATCTGCTGCAACCCAGAATCGTGAGGCGCTGAGCCAAATTACCGACCAGGCAGCCTGGGAAAAACTGGCTCAACTTCACGCCGCCGATGCCCGTCTGGATCAAAATAGTCTCTCTTTAATGCGATCGAAAAAGTTTTTCTCCCGGCAAGATACGCACAAGAAGGCTGAAGTTGACCTGCTGTCAGTTGCTCGTCAGTTTGAAGCGGCGATGGCGATCGATGCCGTCAGGAATGAGTACGTGCTTCACAGCCAGATTCACCAATGGTTTACGCGGGATTTTGCCTTTAGCAATGTGGAACCGCTCAACGAGCGTGTTTATGCCCAACTCTTTCTGACTCCCAGTACTGACCCCTGGTTAGGGCTTTCTCCTACGGATACGTATAGCGCGATCGAAAATGATGGCATTCGGCAATAG
- a CDS encoding DUF4168 domain-containing protein yields MGSIPAQAQNPSPAPSPAAPSSAPAAQQVNPDELKKFTNALKKILVIANDAETQMGQVIQKEGLTPARFNEIYQSKKNPSAKPASQITPKEEQSYQQVVSQLTKIQENAQTKRDQAIVAEGLKVDRFEQILTIAQKSPELRQEIRKMIQTN; encoded by the coding sequence ATGGGCAGCATACCAGCCCAAGCGCAGAACCCATCCCCTGCTCCCTCCCCTGCTGCTCCGTCATCTGCTCCAGCTGCGCAGCAAGTTAATCCCGACGAGCTGAAAAAATTTACGAATGCCTTGAAGAAAATCCTGGTCATTGCTAATGATGCAGAAACTCAGATGGGACAAGTCATTCAGAAAGAGGGGCTGACCCCAGCTCGCTTTAATGAGATCTATCAGTCAAAGAAAAACCCTTCTGCAAAACCTGCCAGTCAAATTACTCCCAAAGAGGAGCAAAGCTATCAACAGGTCGTTTCTCAGTTAACGAAGATTCAAGAAAATGCTCAAACTAAGCGAGATCAAGCAATTGTGGCGGAAGGTTTGAAGGTTGACCGATTTGAACAAATTCTAACCATCGCTCAGAAAAGCCCGGAACTACGGCAGGAGATCCGGAAGATGATTCAGACTAATTAG
- a CDS encoding alpha/beta hydrolase: MVGWLGWLLPGMVLSSSAAERIYVSYSVLERSVSVKSLETYAKQGKIVDEDLAVYAQYANPKELEQLRNVLTSKADVDAVAVSQFLYSPQGVNLLKRFGQVIQPESRQSESNYKAIRAALIGAAVDKEGLTLLNFLRKFPTRGLRVDVERGLEIASTLEKLVNQTRRATAVIIEQSTVERGGEGAIAPKLTEDLRSRGPFRWKKQSLEPLLIDPNLQSTPSSPSRDNNQSLPTKTSTPGRQIQVDIYFPELNQAQLPKKLPVIVISHGLGSDRTAFAYLAQHLASYGFAVLVPEHPGSNTKQFEALLRGVASEVAEPSEFIDRPLDITAVLNNIELRAKSDPSFLGRLNLQQVGVIGQSFGGYTALALGGAPINMLELESGCQDLENTLNLSLLLQCRAFDLKKIKNQTEINLHDSRVKAVIALNPFTSKVFGQTSLNQIKIPTMIVSGNGDTVAPALLEQIQPFTELSIPNKYLILAEGGTHFSFVSGGSQGGVTVTLPPELAGPNPATARRYVNALSVAFFKTYLENKLVYQNYLSATYANDISENALPVSLVRSLTPNQLTQVLESEKNAPVASLSQSRKSDGGSQNPGEGIEN; this comes from the coding sequence ATGGTCGGCTGGTTGGGTTGGCTGTTGCCTGGAATGGTACTTTCTAGCTCCGCTGCTGAACGGATCTATGTGTCATACAGCGTTTTGGAGCGATCGGTTTCGGTCAAATCGCTAGAAACCTATGCCAAGCAAGGCAAGATTGTGGATGAGGATCTGGCAGTTTATGCCCAGTACGCAAATCCTAAAGAGTTGGAACAATTGCGGAACGTTCTAACCTCAAAGGCAGATGTAGATGCGGTAGCGGTTTCCCAATTTCTCTATAGTCCTCAAGGTGTCAACCTGCTGAAGCGATTTGGGCAGGTCATTCAACCAGAGTCCCGCCAATCTGAATCTAACTACAAAGCAATTCGGGCAGCGTTGATTGGAGCAGCCGTCGATAAGGAAGGCTTAACCTTACTTAACTTCCTTCGTAAATTCCCAACCCGGGGTTTACGGGTTGATGTGGAGCGAGGTTTGGAAATTGCGTCTACGCTGGAAAAGCTAGTGAACCAGACGAGACGGGCAACGGCAGTAATCATAGAACAATCTACGGTGGAGAGGGGAGGGGAAGGTGCGATCGCTCCCAAATTGACGGAAGACTTGCGATCACGGGGACCCTTTAGATGGAAGAAACAATCCCTGGAACCGCTCCTAATCGATCCCAATTTGCAGAGTACCCCCAGTTCCCCTAGCCGGGATAACAACCAATCCTTGCCCACCAAAACCTCAACCCCTGGTCGCCAAATTCAAGTTGATATTTATTTCCCTGAGCTAAACCAGGCTCAATTACCCAAAAAACTCCCTGTAATTGTGATATCCCACGGGTTGGGCTCCGATCGCACCGCCTTTGCGTATCTGGCTCAGCATCTTGCTTCCTACGGATTCGCTGTGTTAGTTCCCGAACATCCAGGAAGTAATACAAAGCAGTTTGAGGCATTGCTGCGAGGGGTTGCCAGTGAAGTTGCAGAGCCATCCGAATTTATCGATCGCCCCCTCGACATTACCGCTGTATTGAATAACATCGAACTTCGGGCTAAATCTGATCCATCGTTTTTGGGCAGGTTGAACCTGCAACAGGTTGGTGTGATTGGTCAATCCTTTGGTGGCTACACTGCGCTTGCCCTCGGTGGTGCTCCTATCAATATGCTTGAGCTGGAATCGGGCTGCCAGGATTTGGAAAACACCCTGAACTTGTCTCTTTTGCTGCAATGCCGCGCTTTTGATTTAAAGAAGATTAAGAATCAAACTGAAATAAATCTGCACGACAGCCGCGTGAAAGCCGTGATTGCCCTGAACCCGTTTACCAGTAAGGTATTTGGACAAACCAGTTTGAATCAAATCAAAATACCAACCATGATTGTGTCGGGAAATGGAGATACGGTTGCCCCTGCACTGTTGGAGCAGATTCAGCCATTTACTGAACTTTCTATCCCCAATAAGTATTTGATCTTGGCAGAAGGGGGAACCCACTTTTCCTTTGTGAGCGGAGGTAGCCAGGGTGGAGTTACAGTAACATTGCCACCAGAATTGGCTGGTCCTAACCCGGCAACTGCCCGCCGCTATGTAAACGCTCTCAGCGTAGCGTTCTTTAAAACCTATCTGGAAAATAAATTAGTCTATCAAAACTATCTCAGTGCTACCTATGCCAACGATATTAGCGAAAATGCATTACCCGTTAGTCTCGTTCGTTCCTTAACACCAAACCAGTTAACGCAGGTACTGGAAAGTGAGAAAAACGCCCCCGTGGCTTCCTTGTCGCAATCAAGGAAATCAGATGGAGGGAGCCAAAATCCAGGGGAAGGAATTGAGAATTGA
- the nadA gene encoding quinolinate synthase NadA, whose amino-acid sequence MFVNTLPSSKTNLPEDLFGAIAQLKQDLNAVILAHYYQEPDIQDIADYIGDSLGLSQQAARTQADVIVFAGVHFMAETAKILNPDKLVLLPDLAAGCSLADSCPPDAFAKFKEKYPDHLVISYINCTAEIKAMSDIICTSANAVQIVEQIPVEQPIIFAPDRNLGRYVMQKTGREMVLWQGSCIVHETFSEKKIVQLKMQHPEAEAIAHPECEPTVLRHASYIGSTTALLKYIQYSASQAFIVATEPGIIHQMQKVAPHKHFIPAPPFNNCACNECPHMRLNTLEKLYGCMKNQEPEITLPESTRLAALKPIQRMLEMSI is encoded by the coding sequence GTGTTTGTAAACACTCTCCCTTCCTCCAAAACTAACCTACCAGAAGATTTGTTTGGCGCGATCGCCCAACTCAAACAGGATCTCAATGCAGTCATCCTGGCCCACTACTATCAGGAACCTGATATTCAAGATATCGCCGATTATATTGGTGATTCATTAGGTTTATCCCAACAGGCAGCCAGAACCCAGGCAGATGTCATTGTGTTTGCTGGGGTTCACTTCATGGCAGAAACCGCTAAAATTTTGAACCCAGACAAGCTCGTTCTACTGCCTGACCTGGCAGCCGGTTGTTCCCTGGCGGATAGTTGCCCACCCGATGCCTTTGCTAAATTTAAAGAAAAATATCCCGATCATTTGGTAATTTCTTACATAAATTGCACCGCTGAGATCAAGGCAATGAGTGATATCATCTGCACCAGTGCCAATGCGGTGCAGATTGTGGAACAGATTCCTGTGGAACAGCCAATTATTTTTGCGCCCGATCGCAACCTGGGTCGGTACGTTATGCAAAAAACTGGGCGAGAGATGGTGCTGTGGCAGGGAAGCTGCATTGTGCATGAAACTTTTTCCGAGAAAAAGATCGTGCAGCTCAAGATGCAGCACCCAGAAGCAGAGGCGATCGCTCACCCTGAATGCGAACCGACGGTTCTGCGCCATGCCAGCTACATCGGCTCCACTACAGCGTTGCTGAAATACATCCAGTACAGTGCCAGCCAAGCTTTTATCGTGGCAACAGAACCGGGGATCATTCACCAGATGCAGAAAGTTGCCCCTCACAAACATTTCATCCCAGCGCCTCCCTTCAACAACTGTGCCTGCAACGAGTGCCCCCACATGCGCCTGAACACCTTAGAAAAGCTCTATGGGTGCATGAAAAATCAAGAACCTGAAATCACATTACCCGAATCTACTCGCCTAGCCGCCCTGAAGCCGATTCAGCGCATGCTGGAAATGAGTATTTAA
- a CDS encoding DUF4126 domain-containing protein — MIELLAVLSASAAAGMRVALPLLLVVLYGGNLWYQVPLLSHISPQVGLAVLVVWSLIELVFSKDRIGLRILQIVQLLFSPVVGAIMGVAVARITGVSGWLVDLMGAIGGLLALVLKLVQVGWFYRLKSIPVWVLFAEDTLCILLVLFALDAPKQGGLIALLLLWLALRSSKEWYRWYTAQAGPSSRKNPRRYKQDPD; from the coding sequence ATGATTGAACTCTTGGCTGTACTTTCTGCTTCTGCGGCGGCAGGGATGAGAGTAGCCCTTCCCCTGCTCCTGGTCGTGTTGTATGGTGGCAACCTTTGGTATCAGGTGCCGCTTCTGTCCCACATTTCGCCACAGGTTGGGTTAGCAGTTTTAGTGGTTTGGTCTTTAATTGAGCTTGTTTTTTCAAAAGATCGAATCGGTTTGCGGATTCTACAAATTGTCCAACTTTTGTTTAGTCCAGTGGTTGGAGCAATTATGGGAGTGGCGGTTGCTCGAATTACAGGGGTTTCTGGTTGGTTAGTCGATTTGATGGGGGCGATCGGGGGGCTGCTGGCTCTAGTGCTAAAGCTCGTTCAGGTTGGCTGGTTCTATCGTTTAAAAAGCATCCCTGTATGGGTTTTGTTTGCTGAGGATACCCTCTGTATTTTGCTCGTCCTGTTTGCCCTGGATGCCCCCAAACAAGGAGGACTCATTGCTCTCCTGCTTTTGTGGCTGGCATTACGCAGTTCTAAGGAATGGTATCGCTGGTATACAGCACAAGCCGGACCCTCCAGCAGAAAAAATCCAAGGCGGTATAAGCAAGATCCAGATTAA
- a CDS encoding NUDIX hydrolase, whose protein sequence is MPYTYKHPRPSLTVDCVVFGLDEADLKVLLIQRDIAPFRGEWALPGGFVHLDESLEAAALRELREETGVEKIFLEQLYTFGKIDRDPRERVVTVAYYALINLGDYPLKATTDARNAEWFPVVAVPPLAFDHAQILATALARLKSKVRYEPIGFELLPKKFTLSQLQKLYETILESPLDKRNFRKKILSMELLIELDEMEKDVPHRAARLYQFDEQKYQQLKAKGFNFEI, encoded by the coding sequence ATGCCATATACCTATAAGCATCCCCGCCCCAGCCTGACTGTAGATTGTGTTGTGTTTGGTCTGGATGAGGCAGATTTGAAGGTTCTCCTCATTCAACGGGATATTGCCCCTTTTAGGGGTGAATGGGCACTTCCAGGTGGGTTTGTTCATCTGGATGAGTCGCTGGAAGCAGCAGCCCTGCGAGAACTGCGAGAGGAAACCGGGGTTGAAAAAATCTTTTTAGAACAGCTTTACACCTTCGGCAAGATCGATCGCGACCCACGGGAAAGAGTTGTGACGGTTGCCTACTATGCACTGATCAATTTAGGAGACTATCCATTAAAAGCAACCACAGACGCCAGAAACGCCGAATGGTTTCCCGTTGTGGCGGTTCCTCCCCTGGCGTTTGACCATGCTCAAATTTTGGCGACTGCCCTGGCTAGATTGAAGAGTAAAGTTCGGTACGAACCGATCGGGTTTGAACTTCTGCCTAAGAAATTCACCCTTTCCCAACTACAAAAGCTCTATGAAACAATTTTAGAATCTCCCCTAGACAAACGGAATTTTAGAAAGAAGATTCTCAGTATGGAATTGCTGATCGAACTGGATGAAATGGAGAAAGATGTTCCCCATCGTGCTGCCCGACTCTATCAGTTTGATGAACAGAAATACCAGCAGTTAAAGGCGAAGGGATTTAACTTTGAAATTTAA